The following proteins are co-located in the Paenibacillus sp. JNUCC32 genome:
- a CDS encoding GntR family transcriptional regulator, translated as MKDARLMKQNQLYHRVADQVIEIIQSRRLRPHDPVPSEGELAKLFGVSRMTSKLALQKLAEQGLVYRLPRRGTFLAQPQDGLMVHGGTSPQVTEAAPNVERPFGQIALIMPHLSDYTSRIIAAAEAEVRKHGCDLILKMTKDRDDEDLCLERLAEGGITGIILFPQGRKTCSDQVLRLKLCKLPLVIIDRIFHEVEIDCVYHDHYMGSYQMTKYLIEKGHREVGYTSNPIDNITSRKERYQGYIQALLDHKIPVKIQNIHFRSVTCDTSRINQLDPEQERFIQDNPRMTAIMCGDDHVAISTIHTALQMGIPVPEKLSIVGFSDIQLAAYIPTPLTTVRQDTEKLARSAVDLLMKRVGNSNENPITIKIQTSIVERQSVQSCT; from the coding sequence ATGAAAGATGCACGTTTGATGAAACAGAATCAATTATATCACCGGGTGGCTGATCAGGTAATCGAGATTATTCAGAGTCGTCGGCTGCGGCCGCATGATCCTGTTCCATCCGAAGGAGAGCTTGCCAAGTTATTTGGCGTGAGTCGAATGACGAGCAAGCTGGCGCTTCAAAAGCTGGCAGAGCAGGGACTGGTGTACCGCCTCCCCCGCAGAGGGACCTTCCTTGCCCAGCCGCAAGATGGATTGATGGTCCATGGAGGAACTTCACCCCAGGTCACCGAGGCGGCACCGAACGTGGAGAGGCCGTTCGGACAGATCGCGCTCATTATGCCTCATCTATCCGATTACACTTCCAGAATCATCGCCGCCGCCGAGGCTGAAGTGCGAAAGCACGGGTGCGACCTCATTTTAAAAATGACGAAGGACCGCGACGATGAGGATCTTTGTCTGGAAAGGCTGGCCGAAGGAGGGATCACCGGCATCATTCTGTTTCCTCAGGGGCGGAAGACCTGCAGCGATCAGGTGCTGCGACTAAAGCTTTGCAAACTGCCGCTGGTGATCATCGATCGTATTTTCCATGAAGTGGAGATCGATTGCGTGTATCACGACCACTATATGGGCTCTTATCAAATGACCAAGTATTTGATCGAGAAGGGGCACCGGGAGGTCGGATACACTTCGAACCCGATCGACAATATCACCAGCCGGAAGGAGCGGTATCAAGGCTATATCCAAGCGCTGCTCGATCATAAAATTCCGGTGAAGATCCAGAACATTCATTTTCGAAGCGTCACTTGCGATACCAGCCGCATTAATCAGCTCGATCCGGAACAGGAGCGGTTTATTCAGGACAACCCCCGGATGACGGCCATCATGTGCGGGGACGACCACGTCGCCATCTCGACAATTCACACCGCATTGCAAATGGGGATTCCGGTTCCTGAAAAGCTGTCCATCGTCGGGTTCTCCGATATCCAGTTAGCGGCATATATTCCGACACCGCTTACGACGGTTCGACAAGACACCGAGAAGCTTGCGCGATCGGCCGTTGATTTGCTGATGAAGCGCGTTGGCAACTCCAACGAGAATCCCATCACCATTAAAATTCAAACATCGATAGTAGAACGGCAATCCGTTCAGTCCTGTACGTAA